The following proteins come from a genomic window of Hymenobacter canadensis:
- a CDS encoding PP2C family protein-serine/threonine phosphatase, protein MQSTLYPLTIFSWVLLLLSTLSNTQGQAASWLGGPWPEWVTLVTQAAFAAGMFMHQRELPEPLRGNDFVGLLRRLVLGPGLLATLCVGLHLLERVIQYQLPTNDRTLFALIYTINLGLFVFFLAKTNYSWRSLVLFRSSTRIQREWVWFEILLGATLLFRLFDWVPPHPIDYIVIGTLGAFGVYLSGNQQWVAYLNRRQKWEAVLLQVAMLLSMAVFVSYFLRIAQDPKLVAPAPQHAFLLLTVFFSTFYALMGLLVTLFNLPTAGVFEQKREEILSLQRLTQLIQKGQSEDEIHRMLLDSAVQTVDADAAWIMLDNEEQRPQVAQSFQIAPEQMAQVYALLQEYNLHLIEYLNNDLPNSNGFRSLALPYGSLIVMPLRSAKRRYGAIYMLKKGRQGFDRENLSILQTFASQTVLSIENLRLMNVSLENQRVQEELKIASLVQDSLIPKNLPIDSWFAISSYAESAKEVGGDFYDFLHLPGRRLAILIGDVSGKGVTAAFHVAQMKGIFHALMQENPLARSERDKFPLPSKFMAQANHALARCLEKSAFITASLYIIDYENGGFMFARAGHCHTLYYHSIKEEVSYFQTAGLGLGIIRNESYEKHIKNQFYDYNPGDVMVIYTDGIVEARNAAQDEYGEERLQQMLEQTYFLDADAIKEQILTDLAEFSHGQPMHDDQTLLVVKFKAAQPGSHN, encoded by the coding sequence TTGCAATCCACCCTGTACCCGCTGACCATTTTCAGTTGGGTGCTGTTGCTGCTCAGCACCCTCAGCAACACGCAGGGCCAGGCCGCCAGCTGGCTGGGTGGGCCGTGGCCGGAATGGGTGACGCTGGTAACGCAGGCCGCCTTTGCGGCGGGCATGTTCATGCACCAGCGCGAGCTACCCGAACCCCTGCGTGGCAACGACTTCGTGGGCCTGCTGCGGCGGCTGGTGCTGGGCCCGGGCCTGCTGGCTACTTTGTGCGTGGGGCTGCACCTGCTGGAGCGCGTCATCCAGTACCAGCTTCCCACCAACGACCGCACGCTGTTCGCCCTGATCTACACCATCAACCTGGGGTTGTTCGTGTTCTTTCTGGCCAAAACCAATTACTCCTGGCGCAGCCTGGTGCTGTTTCGGTCCAGCACCCGCATTCAGCGCGAGTGGGTGTGGTTTGAAATACTGCTGGGCGCTACCCTGCTGTTCCGGCTCTTCGACTGGGTGCCACCACACCCGATTGACTACATTGTTATCGGGACTCTGGGCGCGTTTGGCGTGTACCTGAGCGGCAACCAGCAGTGGGTGGCCTACCTCAACCGCCGCCAGAAATGGGAAGCCGTGCTGCTGCAGGTAGCCATGCTGCTCTCGATGGCCGTGTTTGTGTCGTACTTTCTGCGCATTGCCCAGGACCCCAAGCTGGTGGCCCCGGCCCCACAGCACGCCTTCCTGCTGCTCACCGTATTCTTCTCCACCTTCTATGCCCTGATGGGGTTGCTGGTGACGCTGTTCAACCTGCCCACGGCGGGCGTATTCGAGCAGAAGCGCGAGGAAATCCTGAGTCTGCAGCGCCTCACGCAGCTGATTCAGAAAGGCCAGAGCGAAGACGAAATCCACCGCATGCTGCTCGACTCGGCCGTGCAGACCGTGGATGCCGACGCTGCCTGGATTATGCTGGACAACGAGGAGCAACGCCCGCAGGTGGCACAAAGCTTCCAGATTGCCCCCGAGCAGATGGCGCAGGTGTATGCGCTGCTACAGGAATACAACCTGCATCTGATTGAGTACCTCAACAACGACCTGCCCAACTCTAACGGCTTCCGCAGCCTTGCCTTGCCCTACGGCTCACTGATTGTGATGCCGCTGCGCTCGGCCAAGCGCCGTTACGGAGCCATTTATATGCTCAAGAAGGGCCGGCAGGGCTTCGACCGCGAGAACCTGAGCATCCTGCAGACCTTCGCCAGCCAGACGGTGCTCAGCATCGAAAACCTGCGCCTGATGAACGTGTCGCTGGAAAACCAGCGGGTGCAGGAGGAGCTCAAGATTGCCTCACTTGTGCAGGACAGCCTGATTCCGAAAAATCTGCCCATCGACAGCTGGTTTGCCATCAGCTCCTACGCCGAATCGGCCAAGGAAGTGGGCGGCGACTTCTACGACTTCCTGCATCTGCCGGGCCGCCGCCTGGCCATCCTCATCGGCGACGTGAGCGGCAAGGGCGTAACGGCCGCCTTCCACGTGGCCCAGATGAAAGGCATTTTCCATGCCCTGATGCAGGAAAATCCGCTGGCCCGCTCCGAGCGCGACAAGTTTCCGCTGCCCAGCAAGTTCATGGCCCAGGCCAACCACGCGCTGGCCCGCTGCCTGGAAAAGTCGGCGTTCATCACGGCCTCGCTCTACATCATCGACTATGAGAACGGTGGCTTTATGTTTGCGCGCGCCGGCCACTGCCACACGCTCTACTATCACTCCATCAAGGAGGAGGTGTCGTACTTCCAGACGGCCGGTCTGGGCCTGGGCATCATTCGCAACGAGTCGTACGAGAAGCACATCAAGAACCAGTTTTACGACTACAACCCCGGCGACGTGATGGTGATTTACACCGACGGCATCGTGGAGGCCCGCAATGCGGCGCAGGATGAATACGGCGAAGAACGTCTGCAGCAGATGCTGGAACAGACCTATTTCCTGGATGCCGACGCCATCAAAGAACAGATTCTCACGGATCTGGCCGAGTTCAGCCACGGCCAGCCCATGCACGACGACCAGACCCTGCTGGTGGTGAAGTTCAAAGCCGCCCAACCTGGTTCCCACAACTGA
- a CDS encoding peptidylprolyl isomerase has protein sequence MIQFFSLPKRAVLLTAVLLAGTITSGFAQLGIGRPAGRQVVDGIIAKIDNQIVLRSDLEAIYAQEVARAEGKPLPPDLQCRIMQSLALNKLLLAKAETDSVVVEDAQVKSELDRRMNYFAQQIGSEKKLEEYYNKPIKQLKEDLRPQVREQLTQQKMQEQISGKVTVTPREVRQYFSRIPKDSLPYYSTEVEVGQIIKYAKINSSAKQATQAKLNELRARILAGESFEELAKKYSEDPGSGAQGGYLGFFKRKELVPEYEAAALRLEPGGLSPVVESQFGFHLIQLIERKGEQFSSRHILLKPATGTTDANEAALDLTKLRRRILADSLTFAKAAKDNSDDKTSGANGGLLSNREDGSSYLPLDKLDPAIFFTIDTMKVGNITPPMPYRTDDGKDAVRIIWLKSNTAPHQANFKDDYQKLSQAALSEKKNKALDGWFRENRGSVYIEVDPQYSGCNLLDATN, from the coding sequence ATGATTCAGTTCTTTTCTTTGCCCAAGCGGGCTGTTCTGCTGACCGCCGTGCTACTGGCCGGCACCATCACCTCGGGTTTTGCCCAGCTCGGCATCGGCCGGCCCGCTGGCCGCCAGGTAGTTGACGGCATCATCGCCAAGATTGACAACCAGATTGTATTGCGCTCCGACCTGGAGGCCATCTATGCCCAGGAAGTGGCGCGGGCCGAAGGCAAGCCGCTGCCGCCTGACCTGCAGTGCCGCATTATGCAGAGCCTGGCCCTCAACAAGCTGCTGCTGGCCAAAGCTGAAACCGACTCCGTGGTGGTGGAAGATGCCCAGGTGAAAAGCGAGTTGGACCGCCGCATGAACTACTTCGCCCAGCAGATCGGCTCGGAGAAGAAGCTGGAAGAGTACTACAACAAACCCATCAAGCAGCTCAAGGAAGACCTGCGCCCGCAGGTGCGCGAGCAGCTCACGCAGCAGAAGATGCAGGAGCAGATTTCGGGCAAAGTGACCGTGACGCCGCGCGAGGTGCGCCAGTATTTCAGTCGTATTCCCAAGGACAGCCTGCCCTACTACTCCACTGAGGTGGAAGTGGGCCAGATCATCAAGTACGCCAAAATCAACTCGTCGGCGAAGCAGGCCACCCAGGCCAAGCTCAATGAGCTGCGCGCCCGCATTCTGGCCGGCGAAAGTTTCGAGGAGCTAGCCAAGAAGTATTCCGAAGACCCCGGCTCGGGGGCGCAGGGCGGCTACCTCGGCTTCTTCAAGCGCAAGGAGTTGGTGCCCGAGTACGAGGCCGCGGCTCTGCGCCTGGAGCCGGGCGGTTTGTCGCCGGTAGTGGAGTCGCAGTTCGGCTTTCACCTGATTCAGCTGATTGAGCGCAAAGGCGAGCAGTTCAGCTCGCGCCATATCCTGCTCAAGCCCGCCACCGGCACCACCGACGCCAACGAGGCCGCCCTGGACCTGACCAAGCTCCGCCGCCGCATCCTGGCCGACAGCCTCACCTTCGCCAAAGCCGCCAAAGACAACTCCGACGACAAAACCAGCGGCGCCAACGGTGGCCTGCTGTCCAACCGCGAAGACGGCAGCAGCTACCTGCCCCTCGATAAGCTGGACCCGGCCATCTTCTTCACCATCGACACGATGAAGGTGGGCAATATCACGCCGCCCATGCCCTACCGCACCGACGACGGCAAGGACGCGGTGCGCATCATCTGGCTGAAGTCGAACACGGCGCCGCACCAGGCCAACTTCAAGGACGACTACCAGAAACTGTCGCAGGCGGCCCTGAGCGAGAAGAAAAACAAAGCCCTGGACGGCTGGTTCCGTGAAAACCGCGGCAGCGTCTACATCGAAGTGGACCCGCAATATTCCGGCTGCAACCTGCTGGACGCGACCAATTAG
- a CDS encoding oxidoreductase has translation MSTTKNWFITGVSTGFGASLAELLLAKGDKVAATFRKQEQADAFTKKAGENGHGFVVEVTDEAQVKQGVQDAIARFGHLDVIVNNAGYGSLGSIEEIDAAEVHRQFDVNVFGPLHVLRAVLPHLRERKSGHVLNITSIGGLKTFPGVGVYNASKFALEAIGESLAQQVKPLGIKVTNIEPSGFRTEWAGSSATFADTQIEDYRATVGENLKGIQSYSGRQPGDPDRAAQIMYDLVRQENPPLHLPLGKAAVKGAREKFTALIEELAAVAETGDSADFPAGE, from the coding sequence ATGTCAACCACCAAAAACTGGTTTATTACCGGCGTCAGCACCGGATTTGGCGCCTCGCTGGCCGAGCTGCTGCTGGCTAAAGGCGACAAAGTAGCGGCCACTTTCCGCAAGCAGGAACAAGCCGACGCCTTCACGAAGAAAGCCGGCGAAAATGGCCACGGCTTCGTGGTGGAAGTAACCGACGAAGCCCAGGTGAAGCAGGGCGTGCAGGACGCCATTGCGCGCTTCGGCCACCTCGATGTCATTGTGAATAATGCCGGCTACGGCTCGCTGGGCAGCATCGAGGAGATTGACGCCGCCGAAGTACACCGTCAGTTCGACGTAAACGTATTCGGCCCGCTGCACGTGCTGCGGGCCGTGCTGCCCCACCTGCGCGAGCGGAAAAGCGGCCACGTGCTCAACATCACCAGCATCGGCGGCCTGAAAACCTTTCCCGGCGTGGGCGTCTACAACGCCAGCAAGTTTGCGTTGGAGGCCATCGGCGAAAGCCTGGCCCAGCAGGTGAAGCCGCTTGGCATCAAGGTCACCAACATCGAGCCCAGCGGCTTCCGCACGGAGTGGGCGGGCAGCTCGGCCACCTTCGCCGACACCCAGATTGAGGACTACCGTGCCACCGTGGGCGAAAACCTGAAAGGCATCCAGAGCTACAGCGGCCGCCAGCCCGGCGACCCCGACCGCGCCGCCCAGATCATGTACGACCTCGTGCGCCAGGAAAACCCACCGCTGCACCTGCCCCTCGGTAAGGCGGCCGTGAAAGGCGCACGCGAGAAGTTCACGGCCCTGATTGAAGAGCTGGCTGCCGTAGCCGAAACCGGCGACTCGGCCGACTTCCCGGCCGGCGAGTAA
- a CDS encoding ATP-binding protein: protein MKNALRISCSRNNLKVVRDFVTDYLAAYHLADLQLNQIILAVDEVVANLIIHGNAEDESQHLDLAVEVKGEMFGIEILDQATHSYKPASYHEPDLQEFIRQGKKGGMGMTLVNRIMDRVEFTTSGSRNVCRLYKRIAI, encoded by the coding sequence ATGAAAAACGCCCTCCGTATCAGCTGTAGCCGCAACAACCTCAAGGTTGTTCGTGACTTCGTGACGGATTACCTCGCTGCCTATCACCTGGCCGATCTACAGCTCAACCAGATTATCCTGGCCGTAGACGAAGTGGTAGCCAACCTGATCATCCACGGCAACGCGGAAGACGAGTCGCAGCACCTGGATCTGGCGGTGGAGGTAAAGGGCGAGATGTTTGGCATCGAGATACTCGACCAGGCCACGCATTCTTACAAGCCGGCCAGCTACCACGAGCCCGACCTGCAGGAGTTCATCCGGCAGGGCAAAAAGGGCGGCATGGGCATGACGCTGGTCAACCGCATCATGGACCGGGTGGAATTCACGACCAGCGGCAGCCGCAACGTGTGTCGGCTCTACAAGCGAATAGCTATTTAG
- a CDS encoding STAS domain-containing protein — protein sequence MKITQHSSATTLTLSLDGELDASSSVLLDTELAKPETLQFQKVLIDCQKLNYISSAGLGVFISHLQQFQDAGVKLVFFNMQDKVHNVFEILGLDALMTIVPSEAEATAV from the coding sequence ATGAAAATAACCCAACACTCTTCCGCAACTACCCTCACCCTGAGTCTGGACGGCGAACTGGATGCCAGTTCTTCTGTTTTGTTGGATACTGAGCTGGCCAAGCCCGAAACGCTCCAGTTTCAGAAGGTTTTGATTGACTGCCAGAAGCTGAATTATATCTCTTCGGCCGGTTTGGGCGTGTTTATCTCCCACCTGCAGCAGTTTCAGGATGCTGGTGTGAAGCTGGTGTTCTTCAACATGCAGGACAAAGTGCACAACGTATTCGAGATTCTGGGTCTGGATGCGCTGATGACCATCGTGCCCTCAGAAGCCGAAGCCACGGCCGTTTAA
- the guaB gene encoding IMP dehydrogenase: protein MADYAAKIAFEALTYDDVLLLPDYSEVLPRDADPSAQLTRNIRLKLPFVSAAMDTVTEAEMAIAMAQEGGIGIIHKNMSIRAQAELVRRVKRSESGMILDPFTLEETATLADAKKLMRTNNIGGIPIVDAQNRLKGILTNRDLRFEKDMSRPVTAVMTAAPLVTAKAGTELADAEDILQDSKVEKLPVVDPEGRLVGLITYKDIRKRRRTPNACKDELGRLRVGAAVGVTPDLLDRVAALVEAGVDVVSVDTAHGHSKGVLDAVRNLKQQYPNLEVIAGNVATAEGARALADAGADAVKVGVGPGSICTTRIIAGIGVPQLSAVLEAARGLEGTGVPLIADGGIKFSGDIVKALAAGASTIMVGSLLAGTEEAPGEVTLFEGRKFKSYRGMGSVEAMEDGSKDRYFQDAEDDVKKLVPEGIVGRVPYKGLAAEVLFQLAGGLRAGMGYCGAATVEALQTARFVRITGAGLRESHPHDVQITQEAPNYSSK, encoded by the coding sequence ATGGCCGACTACGCTGCCAAAATTGCCTTCGAGGCGCTGACCTACGACGACGTCCTGCTACTTCCCGATTATTCGGAAGTACTGCCCCGCGACGCCGACCCGAGCGCCCAGCTCACCCGCAACATCCGGCTCAAACTGCCCTTCGTTTCGGCGGCCATGGACACCGTGACCGAAGCCGAAATGGCCATTGCCATGGCCCAGGAAGGCGGCATCGGCATCATCCACAAGAACATGAGCATCCGGGCGCAGGCCGAGCTGGTGCGCCGCGTGAAACGCTCCGAGAGCGGCATGATCCTCGATCCGTTTACGCTGGAGGAAACCGCCACCCTCGCCGACGCCAAGAAGCTGATGCGCACCAACAACATCGGCGGTATTCCGATTGTGGACGCGCAAAACCGCCTAAAAGGCATCCTCACCAACCGCGACCTGCGCTTCGAGAAGGATATGAGCCGCCCCGTAACGGCCGTAATGACGGCCGCGCCCCTCGTGACGGCCAAAGCCGGCACCGAGCTGGCCGACGCCGAGGACATTCTGCAGGACTCCAAAGTGGAGAAGCTGCCGGTAGTGGACCCCGAAGGCCGCCTAGTGGGCCTCATCACTTATAAGGATATCCGCAAGCGCCGCCGCACGCCCAACGCCTGCAAAGATGAACTGGGCCGCCTGCGCGTGGGGGCCGCCGTGGGCGTGACACCCGACCTGCTGGACCGCGTGGCTGCCCTCGTGGAGGCCGGCGTGGACGTGGTGAGCGTAGACACCGCCCACGGCCACAGCAAAGGCGTGCTCGACGCCGTGCGCAACCTCAAGCAGCAGTATCCCAACCTGGAAGTAATAGCCGGCAACGTGGCCACCGCCGAAGGCGCCCGCGCCCTGGCTGATGCCGGCGCCGACGCCGTGAAGGTGGGCGTGGGCCCCGGCTCGATCTGCACCACCCGCATTATTGCCGGTATTGGCGTGCCACAGCTGTCGGCGGTGCTGGAGGCAGCCCGTGGCCTCGAAGGCACCGGCGTCCCGCTGATTGCCGACGGCGGCATCAAGTTCTCCGGCGACATTGTGAAGGCGCTGGCCGCCGGTGCCTCCACCATCATGGTAGGCTCGCTGCTGGCCGGCACCGAGGAAGCGCCAGGCGAAGTGACCTTATTTGAAGGCCGCAAGTTCAAGAGCTACCGCGGCATGGGCTCGGTGGAAGCCATGGAAGACGGTTCCAAGGACCGCTACTTCCAGGATGCCGAAGACGATGTGAAGAAGCTGGTGCCCGAAGGTATTGTGGGCCGCGTGCCCTACAAGGGCCTGGCGGCGGAAGTGCTATTTCAGCTGGCGGGCGGCCTGCGTGCCGGCATGGGCTACTGTGGCGCCGCTACCGTGGAGGCCCTGCAGACGGCCCGCTTCGTGCGCATCACCGGAGCCGGCCTGCGCGAGTCGCACCCGCACGATGTGCAGATCACACAGGAAGCGCCCAACTACAGCAGCAAATAG
- a CDS encoding FRG domain-containing protein: protein MPHTSNDVEVTSWADLQQALFQETWDGRIGRFRSPFVYRGLRTQSWPLTTSLQRLGGEYQLLENHLLRNFRKYARDSALPGASVWNWLALAQHHGLPTRLLDWTYSPYVALHFATDDLEAYDQPGVIWAINYVKTAEFLPPSLREALRNEGSNVFTPELLEPLCTNLRELELLQREPFLLFLEPPSLDARIVHQYALFSLINTAQDTLHGWLEQHPELYFRIIIPAQLKWEIRDKLDQAGITERVLFPGLGGLSRWLHRHYTPTPGQTAQDLLDDQIPG from the coding sequence GTGCCCCACACCTCCAACGATGTCGAAGTAACTTCCTGGGCTGATTTGCAGCAGGCGCTGTTTCAGGAAACCTGGGACGGCCGCATCGGGCGGTTCCGCTCGCCGTTTGTGTACCGCGGGCTGCGCACCCAAAGCTGGCCCCTGACCACCAGCCTGCAGCGCCTCGGCGGCGAGTACCAGTTGCTGGAAAACCATCTGCTGCGCAACTTCCGCAAATACGCCCGCGACTCGGCGCTGCCCGGTGCTTCGGTGTGGAACTGGCTGGCGCTGGCCCAGCACCACGGCCTGCCCACGCGCCTGCTCGACTGGACCTACTCGCCCTACGTGGCTCTGCACTTCGCCACCGACGACCTGGAGGCCTACGACCAGCCGGGGGTAATCTGGGCCATCAACTACGTGAAAACGGCCGAGTTTCTGCCACCCAGCCTGCGCGAAGCTCTGCGCAATGAAGGCTCCAACGTGTTTACGCCCGAGCTGCTGGAGCCGCTCTGCACCAACCTGCGCGAGCTGGAGCTACTGCAGCGGGAGCCGTTTCTGCTGTTTCTGGAGCCGCCTTCGCTGGATGCGCGCATCGTGCACCAGTACGCGCTGTTTTCGCTAATCAATACGGCGCAGGACACGCTGCACGGCTGGCTGGAGCAGCATCCGGAGCTGTATTTTCGCATCATCATTCCGGCCCAGCTGAAATGGGAAATCCGCGACAAGCTCGACCAGGCCGGCATTACGGAGCGGGTGCTGTTTCCGGGCCTCGGGGGCCTGAGCCGCTGGCTGCACCGCCACTACACGCCCACGCCCGGCCAAACCGCCCAGGACCTGCTCGACGACCAGATACCTGGGTGA
- a CDS encoding DUF2490 domain-containing protein has product MTSLLPVLSWKQMLAVLALTLAAGTAGYAQRPVSSPIAAPAGANTWLTFLSDARLSQRWGLHLDGQLRRAKDAYQPQQLARIGVNYHVAPALQLTAGYARASSYFYNDYASASPLPEHRLYQQVLLREDSGRVHTQHRYRLEQRWVRRPGDAQATYLNRMRYQLRLLVPLGNKGKLEPGTPYLAGADELFLGFGASAGRNFFEQNRAYLALGYQLTKAVAVEAGYQHQMVQPAAGYALRYNHTLQLALSFQPDLRRGLALASAL; this is encoded by the coding sequence ATGACCTCACTTCTACCTGTCCTGTCCTGGAAGCAGATGCTGGCGGTGCTGGCCCTGACCCTGGCAGCAGGTACGGCCGGCTACGCCCAGCGCCCCGTTTCATCCCCCATTGCCGCCCCTGCCGGCGCCAACACGTGGCTCACGTTTCTCAGCGACGCCCGCCTCAGCCAGCGCTGGGGCCTGCATCTTGACGGGCAGCTGCGCCGCGCCAAAGACGCTTACCAGCCGCAGCAGCTGGCCCGCATCGGCGTCAACTACCACGTAGCGCCGGCTTTGCAGCTCACGGCCGGCTACGCCCGTGCCTCGTCCTACTTCTACAACGACTACGCCTCAGCCAGCCCGCTGCCCGAGCACCGCCTCTACCAGCAGGTGCTGCTGCGCGAAGACTCCGGCCGGGTGCACACCCAACACCGCTACCGCCTGGAGCAGCGCTGGGTGCGCCGCCCCGGCGACGCGCAGGCCACCTACCTGAACCGCATGCGCTACCAGCTGCGGCTGCTTGTGCCCCTCGGCAACAAGGGCAAGCTGGAGCCGGGCACGCCCTATCTGGCGGGAGCCGACGAGCTTTTTCTGGGCTTCGGGGCCAGTGCCGGCCGCAATTTCTTCGAGCAGAACCGAGCGTATCTGGCGCTGGGCTATCAGCTCACGAAAGCCGTGGCAGTGGAGGCTGGCTACCAGCATCAGATGGTGCAGCCGGCGGCCGGCTATGCGCTGCGCTACAACCATACGTTGCAGCTGGCCCTCAGCTTCCAGCCCGACTTACGGCGCGGCCTGGCGCTGGCCTCAGCGCTGTAA
- a CDS encoding peptidylprolyl isomerase, with translation MHKRILYAGTAAVGLLAACQATKPTTASKQPVIETLGTTPVPAGEFAYVYRKNNGTAPEYGTRPSVQEYLDLYTNFKLKVLEAEQRGLDTTQAFKRELDGYKQQLAQPYLTEKSVTDQLVREAYERMGKEINASHILLRLAPDAEPKDTLAAYQKIVALRQRVSGGENFEQVAREVSEDPSARENGGKLGYFTAMQMVYPFESAAFKTAVGQVSQPVRTRFGYHLIKVNDIRPAQGEIKVAHLMIRSTPGMPKADSVTAKKKIDELYSRLAQRKEPWEKLVAQFSEDAGSAANGGELPPFGTGRMIPSFEEVAFKMGTPGELSKPVQTPYGWHIIKLIEKQPVPTFEAMEPSLKSKVAKDSRSELNKTAFLKRVRQENQFVENQAAKDYVLGKTDTALVNGRFKYTAPAAPAATGKASKKMEGDAQTLFSIKGKPYTAADFLTYAQQNQRPRPGAEPRFVTQQLYDQYVEQSLTNYERDNLEFKYEDYRMLVKEYRDGILLFQLMDEKVWSKAIEDTVGLQKFFTENQSKYQWDARAQGTVISAASPELLAKAKQQLKAGRYELTRLTLQPAGYTPGTDKLLKGAKLNLDRLVSVLQGDNSLSVTLTGRARKGEAAGMARRRAAAVATYLTEKGVEASRIRQVAQAKPSTDIATLQMMSSTSVTALEEQLNAQNPLSVQITQKAFAKGDNKVVDELTARGPGSYDVQKDGRFYTVMIDKVLPAGPKTLAEARGQATSDYQNYLEKEWIAQLKAKNPVQINQAEVDKLVTK, from the coding sequence ATGCACAAACGCATTTTGTACGCCGGCACCGCTGCCGTCGGGCTACTGGCCGCGTGCCAGGCCACCAAGCCTACCACCGCTTCCAAGCAACCCGTTATCGAAACGCTGGGCACCACGCCGGTACCCGCCGGGGAATTTGCCTACGTGTACCGCAAAAACAACGGTACTGCCCCCGAGTACGGCACCCGGCCCAGCGTCCAGGAGTACTTGGATCTGTACACCAACTTCAAGCTGAAAGTGCTGGAGGCCGAACAGCGCGGCCTCGACACCACTCAGGCCTTCAAGCGCGAGCTGGACGGCTACAAGCAGCAGCTGGCCCAGCCCTACCTCACCGAGAAAAGCGTGACCGACCAGCTGGTGCGCGAAGCCTACGAGCGGATGGGCAAGGAAATCAACGCCTCACATATCCTGCTACGCCTCGCCCCCGATGCCGAGCCCAAGGACACGCTGGCTGCCTATCAAAAGATTGTAGCGCTGCGCCAGCGCGTGAGCGGCGGCGAGAACTTCGAGCAGGTAGCCCGTGAAGTGAGCGAAGACCCCTCGGCCCGCGAAAACGGCGGCAAGCTGGGCTACTTCACGGCCATGCAGATGGTGTATCCGTTCGAGTCAGCCGCGTTCAAAACGGCCGTGGGCCAGGTGTCGCAGCCAGTGCGCACCCGCTTCGGCTACCACCTGATCAAGGTGAACGACATCCGGCCGGCGCAGGGAGAAATCAAGGTGGCCCACCTCATGATTCGCTCCACGCCCGGCATGCCCAAAGCCGACTCGGTGACGGCCAAAAAGAAAATCGACGAGCTGTATAGCCGCCTCGCCCAGCGCAAAGAGCCCTGGGAGAAGCTGGTAGCGCAGTTTTCGGAAGATGCCGGCTCGGCCGCCAACGGCGGCGAGCTGCCGCCTTTCGGCACGGGCCGCATGATTCCGAGCTTCGAGGAAGTGGCCTTCAAGATGGGCACGCCCGGCGAGCTGTCGAAGCCGGTACAGACGCCCTACGGCTGGCACATCATCAAGCTGATTGAAAAGCAGCCGGTGCCCACGTTTGAGGCCATGGAGCCGTCGTTGAAAAGCAAAGTGGCCAAAGACTCCCGCTCGGAGCTCAACAAAACTGCTTTCCTCAAGCGTGTCCGCCAGGAAAACCAGTTCGTGGAAAACCAGGCCGCCAAAGATTATGTGCTGGGTAAAACCGATACCGCGCTGGTAAACGGCCGGTTCAAGTACACGGCACCGGCCGCCCCGGCTGCCACCGGCAAAGCCAGCAAAAAGATGGAAGGCGACGCCCAGACGCTTTTCAGCATCAAAGGCAAGCCCTACACGGCCGCCGACTTCCTGACCTACGCCCAGCAGAACCAGCGCCCGCGCCCCGGTGCCGAGCCCCGCTTCGTGACCCAGCAGCTCTACGACCAGTACGTGGAGCAGAGCCTGACCAACTACGAGCGCGACAACCTGGAGTTCAAGTACGAAGACTACCGCATGCTCGTGAAAGAGTACCGCGACGGCATTCTGCTGTTCCAGCTCATGGACGAGAAAGTGTGGAGCAAGGCCATTGAGGACACCGTGGGCCTGCAGAAGTTTTTCACCGAAAACCAAAGTAAATACCAGTGGGATGCCCGTGCGCAGGGCACAGTTATCAGCGCGGCCTCGCCGGAGCTGCTGGCCAAAGCCAAGCAGCAGCTCAAAGCCGGCCGCTACGAGCTGACGCGCCTCACGCTGCAGCCCGCCGGCTACACGCCCGGCACCGATAAGCTGCTAAAAGGCGCCAAGCTCAACCTCGACCGGCTGGTGAGCGTGCTGCAGGGCGACAACAGCCTGAGCGTGACCCTGACCGGCCGCGCCCGCAAAGGCGAAGCCGCTGGCATGGCCCGCCGCCGCGCCGCCGCTGTGGCCACCTATCTCACCGAGAAAGGCGTGGAAGCCAGCCGCATCCGGCAGGTGGCCCAGGCCAAGCCTTCCACCGATATTGCCACGCTGCAGATGATGTCCAGCACTAGCGTCACAGCGCTGGAAGAGCAGCTGAACGCGCAAAACCCGCTGTCGGTGCAAATCACGCAGAAGGCCTTTGCCAAAGGCGACAACAAGGTGGTAGACGAGCTGACGGCCCGCGGCCCCGGCTCCTACGACGTGCAGAAAGACGGCCGCTTCTACACTGTTATGATTGACAAGGTGCTGCCCGCCGGCCCCAAAACGCTGGCCGAAGCCCGCGGCCAGGCTACTTCCGACTACCAGAACTACCTGGAGAAAGAGTGGATAGCCCAGCTAAAAGCCAAGAATCCGGTCCAGATCAACCAGGCCGAAGTAGACAAGCTGGTAACGAAATAA